TGGTCCAGGTCGACGTCGCCGTGGTTTGCGCCACGCACCGTAACATGCGCGAGATGATGGCCAGCGGCCAGTTCCGCGAGGACCTCTATTACCGCCTGAATGGATTCGTGGTGCGTCTGCCGGCGTTGCGCGAGCGTGACGACCTGGATGCCGTGGCGCATAGGCTGCTGCAACAGGACCATGCGAATGCGCTGCCGCTCAGCGAACCAGTGGCACGGATGCTGCGCAGCTATCACTGGCCCGGCAATATCCGCCAGCTCGCCAACCTGCTACGCACCGCGCAACTGATGGCCGAGGGATCACCGGAAATCACCGAAGACCACCTGCCTGACGACTTCCTCGAAGACTGGCGCGCGCGACACGCGGCGGAGCCGAACGGAGACGATACCCGCCCCAGTCGGCTCGCCGACATCGAAAGCATGGCCATCCTGACTGCGCTGAAGGCACACGACGGCAATATCTCGGCGACGGCCAAGGCGCTCGGCGTTTCACGCAATACCGTCTACCGCAGGATCGAGGAAGCGGGCGGCCCATCGCCGCAGGGCGACTGACCACCCTTCACGATGGCGGGAGCGGAAGCAACCGCCCCCGTCAACGATCAGCAGCAGTTCAGAAGAAGCCCAGCGGTTGCGTGTCGTAGCTGACCAGCAGGTTCTTGGTCTGCTGGTAGTGGTCGAGCATCATCTTGTGGGTCTCGCGGCCCACGCCCGACTTCTTGTACCCGCCAAAAGCGGCGTGAGCGGGATACAGGTGGTAGCAGTTGGTCCACACGCGCCCCGCCTGGATGGCGCGGCCCACACGGTAGGCGCGGTTGATGTCGCGCGTCCACAGCCCCGCACCCAATCCGTACTCGGTGTCGTTGGCGATCCGAACGGCCTCCGCTTCATCCTTGAATGTGGTCACGGCGATGACCGGCCCGAAGATTTCCTCCTGGAACACGCGCATATCGTTGCGGCCCTTGAGCAGCGTCGGCTTGATGTAGTAACCCTTGGCAAGGCTGCCGGGCATGACCTCCACATCGCCGCCGACCAGGCATTCGGCGCCCTCTTCCCGGGCGATCTCCAGATAGCCGCGAATCTTGTTGTACTGCTGCTCGGACGCCTGCGCACCGACCATGGTCTCGGTGTCGAGCGGATCGCCGCGCTTGATGGCGGCCACCTTGGTCATCACGGCATCCATGAAGCGGTTGTAGATGGATTCCTGCACCAGCGCGCGCGACGGGCACGTGCACACCTCGCCCTGGTTGAAGAACCCCAGCACCAGCCCTTCGGCCGCCTTCTCGATGAAGCTCGGCTCCGCCTGCATGATGTCCTCGAAGTAGATATTGGGTGATTTGCCTCCCAGCTCCACGGTCGAAGGGATGATGTTCTCGGCCGCGCATTTGAGAATGTGCGAACCAACCGGGGTCGACCCAGTGAAGGCGATCTTGGCAATGCGCTTGCTGGTTGCCAGTGCCTCTCCGGCCTCCTTGCCGAAGCCGTGCACCACGTTCAGCACGCCCGGCGGCAACAGGTCGCCAATCAGCTCCATCAGCACGTTGATCCCCAGCGGCGTCTGCTCGGCCGGCTTGAGCACGATGCAATTTCCAGCAGCCAGCGCAGGCGCCAGCTTCCATGCCGCCATCAGCAAGGGAAAGTTCCACGGGATGATCTGGCCCACCACGCCCAGCGGTTCGTGGATGTGGTACGCCACGGTGTGCTCGTTCAGCTCGGCCGCCGAGCCTTCCTGCGCGCGGATGCAGCCGGCGAAGTAGCGGAAGTGGTCCACGGCCAGCGGAATATCGGCATTGAGCGTCTCGCGCACTGGCTTGCCGTTGTCCCACGTCTCGGTAACAGCCAGCAGTTCGAGGTTTTGCTCGATTCGGTCGGCAATCTTCAGCAGGATCAGCGAGCGGTCCTGTACCGCGGTGCGGCCCCAGGCGCCAGCAGCGGCGTGGGCGGCGTCGAGTGCAAGGTTAATGTCCTCGGCGGTCGAGCGCGGAAATTCGGCGATCGCCTCACCGGTCACCGGCGTGGTGTTGGTGAAGTACTGGCCCTTGACAGGCGGCACGAACTCGCCGCCGATGAAGTTGCCGTAGCGCGGCTTGTACGAAACGATGGCGCCGGGGGTGCCGGGATGGGCGTAACGCATGGACTGTCTCCTGATGGATGAGTGACGACGCCAGCGTTCTGGTCTGATTCTGCGTGGCGTCCATGCGTTATTTGCAAAACCCGGGCCACCCTCCGCTGCGGCCCGTTCAAGCCGGAATCCCGTCGATACACCCCGGTGGCAACGAGAAAGACTGTTCAAGAATGGAACACCGGCCGTTCCAGGGATCAACAGTCGGTGGCTACGGCACTGGCCGGTCAGCGGCTCGGCGGCTCAGCGCTGCGACTGCGTCGCACCTGCGGCCGGAAACCGCATCCGCGCGGCCAGACCGCCCAGAGAGGAGCGCTTCAGTTCGAACGCCCCGTCGTACATCGCGCAGATATCGCGCACGATAGACAGGCCCAGTCCACTGCCCTCGACGGATTCGTCCAGCCGGGAGAAGGGTTGCATGGCCTGATGCATGGAGCTTGCGGGCATGCCCGGGCCATCGTCGTCGACGCAGATCTCGATCTCCGACTCCTGCGATACCAGCGTCACGCGGATACGCGTGCTCGCCCATTTCCAGGCGTTGTCCAGCAGGTTGCCGAGCATCTCGACAAGATCCTGCCTGTCACCAAAGAAGTCGGCATTGCCTTCCACACTGACTTCAATCGGCTTGCCCGCATGAAGCCGCACGAGCGCGCGGGCGAGTTCCTCGACCGCCGGGCGGATCGCAACACTTCGCCCGCCCGCGCCGGCGGCACCCACCGCGCGGGCCCGCGACAGATGCCGATCCACCTGCTGGCGCATCGCGTCCACCTGCTGCAGCACGCTCTGGGAGAGCGGACCGGGCAAGGCCGTGGCGCTGTTGGCCAGGATCGCCAGCGGCGTCTTGACCGCGTGGGCCAGATCCGCCGCCTGCCGGCGCGACCGCTCCACGGCATCGTGATTGCGTTTGAGAAGCACGTTGATCTCATCGACCAGAGGCTTCACTTCGGCCGGCCATACCCCCTGCAACGTGGGGTCGCCACCGCCGTGCAGCTTTGCCACCGCCGCGCGCAGGCGGCTCAGCGGCGCCAGCCCAAAGCGGATCTGCGCCCAGACGGCGCCGAGAATGCCCACACCAAGGATGCCGAGTGACAGCCACAACAGATGCCGGAACGACCGTTTGGCGTCCCGCAATTCGGTGCGATCCAGTGCCACCGTGATCTGGACGTACGCGTCATCCCCGGTCAATTGCAGCCTGCGGGACTTCGCCAGCAGCGACTGGCCTTCCGGGCCGTTCCGGATATCGGCGTCTCCCGCCGGAATCTTGCGCTCGATCGTCGTGGGGATGTCGATGTCCCACAGCGACCGCGACCGTAGCGATTGCGTGCCCGACGCGGCCTGCCAGTAGGCGCCCGAGTATGGCCGTTCAAAGCGCGGATCGGCGGGCTGGCGCGTCAGTTCCAGCTGGCCGTGGCCATTCCATTCGAGCGCGGCGGCAAGGCTGGTCAGGTCCCGGTCCAACTCGGTCACATATGTCTTGTCGACGTGACGCCCGAACAGCGTATCGAGCACCCAGCCCGTGGCGCATAACGTGCCGACCACCCACAGCGTGGCAATCAGCAGCAACCTGCCCGCGATGGTGGGCCGCTTCATGCGCCGTGTTCCGGCGGGCGCAGCCGGTATCCGAGGCCACGCACCGTTTCGATGACGTCGACACCGAGCTTGCGTCGCAGGCGACCGACGAATACCTCGATGGTATTGCTGTCGCGGTCATGGTCCTGCGCGTAGATATGCTCGGTCAGCGTGGTCTTGCTGACGATCACACCCTGGTGGTGCATCAGGTAATCGAGCACCTTGTACTCGTGGGCGGTAAGGACGATGGGCGATCCGTCCACACTGACCTGACCAGTGGCGGGCGCCAGCGTGACGGGGCCGCAGACGAGAACGGGCGAGGTATGCCCGGTGGAGCGGCGGATCAGCGCCCGAATACGGGCCAGCAGTTCCTCGGCACGGAACGGCTTGGTGAGATAGTCATCCGCGCCCGCGTCGATGCCTTCCACCTTCTCCACCCAGCTGTCGCGCGCGGTCAGAATCAGCACCGGCACGCCGTTGCCGGCCTGGCGCCAACGCTTGAGCACGGTCAGGCCATCGAGCTTGGGCAGGCCCAGGTCGAGAATGACCGCATCATAGGGATTCTCGGTACCGAGATGCTCGGCGTCGATGCCATCTGACGCGTGATCCACCACATATCCTGCCTGAGACAGCGTATCGGCAAGCTGGCGCGCCAGTGTGGCTTCGTCCTCGATCAGCAGGATGCGCATCGTCGTCAGGGCTTGCGGGCTTTGTCGAGGTCATGCCCCTTTGCCTTCAACAGGCGCGCGTTGCGGGCATCGTACTTGAGCTTGGCCACCGCGCTGTTCGGCAGCAGCAGCTTGACTTCATAGGTCCATATCCCGTCATCGCGGTCCAGCTTGACGTCGATGACGTCGCCCGTGTACTGATTCGAGACGGTCTCGAGGATGTGGGACAGGGGCAGGATCTCGCCCGAGCGCAGCGCCTCGCGGGCGCGGTCGGCATCGGTATCGGCATGGGCGATGCCGGCGGCGCCAAAGGGGCCGAGCGCGGCAACGAGGATCAGGATGTGCGCTGCGGGGCGCAGCCAGCGTGTCAAGGCATTCATGGGGCGCATGTTGCGGGGGCAAGCCTGAACAGAAGCTGAACGCCGCGCTCAGGCGCGGTTCAGGTTCGACAGCGCATGATGCCACGACATTCTCACTCCGTCGCCGCCATGTCACAACGATCCGCCCTACACGCAGTGCTCGCCGGCCTGGTTCAACTCGCCCCGCTGGCCGTGGCGATGGCCGCCGCGGCACTGCCCTTCTGGTACAGCACGCTTTCCCGCTGACCGGAGATCTGGTCAGCCGGGTCAAGCGCCGCGCGTGGCGATGGTGTCCGTACCATCGGCGCCCGCCCGTGCGGGCTGCCGGATGTCTCAGCCCACCTCCCCCCGCATCCCGATCTCGCCGATGAGCTTGTCGTAGCGGGCGTTATCCGCGGCTACCATCTGCGCGAATTCGGCGGGCGATGCGCTCCTGCGAATCTCTCCCGCGTTTGCCTTCATCGACGCATCGAGTTTCCCACTGGCCTGCAGCGCGACCATGGCATCGAACAACTTCTTCGTCAGCGGCGCTGGCAGGCCAGCTGGGGCAAACAGGCCGCTCCAGTTGTCGAGCACGAAGCCTGGCGGCAACGATTCCGCCAGCGTCGGCACGTCGGGAAAATAGATCGACCGCGCGGCTGACGACACCGCCAGCGAACGAAGCTGTCCGTTGCGCAGGAACGGTGCCGCTGTCGATAGAACGGGCATGCCGAACTGCGTCTGCCCACTCATCATCGCCGTCACGATTTCGCTGGCACCCTTGTAGGGGATGTGAACCGCCTTGGTTCGCGTCTGGTGGAGCAGCGACTCCACTGCCAGGTGCGACACACTGCCCTTTCCGCCCGATCCATAGTTCAAGCCATCCGGCTGCCGACGCATTGCTTCGATCAGGTCACGCGCTGTCTTGTATGGCGACGAGGCCGGCACGGCCAACACTACCGGGCCGCCGGACAGCGCCGAAATCGCGGTGAAGTCCTTGGTCGCGTCATACGGCTGGTCGCGATACAGGTGAACGTTGATCACGTGCTGATTGGCCAGCACACCGAGCGTGTAGCCATCCGGCTCGGCACGCTTCAGCGCGCGAGCGCCGATGATGCCGCCCGCGCCACCGATGTTTTCCACCACCAGCGGCTGGCCCAGCACGGGCGCCAGTTCGGCGGAGATCGTGCGGGCCATCGAGTCCGGCGCGGTCCCGGCGATAAACGGCACGATCAACCGGATCGGGCGCGATGGATAGGGTGCGGCTGCCCTGGCCACGCGGCTCATCATGCCGCTCAAGGCCGTGGCACCGGCCACGGCGCCTGCCGTGGCAAACCACTGACGACGATTCATGGTTGTCTCCTGTCATGCGGCGCATTGTCTTGTATCGCAATGTCGCCACGCAAATGCGTTGAGGCCCGTCGGTCAGGTCAGACCCGATCAGGCCAGATGGTCATGCCCCAGTGGGATCGAGAATCGCCTTGGCGATCGTATTCCGCTGGATCTCGCTGGTGCCCGTAAAGATGCGGAACATGCGCAGCTTGCGCCAGGTCTGCTCCACCGGATGGCCGCGCGTCACGCCCACATTGCCGTGAATCTGCACTGCCTTGTCGGCCACCTCGAAGCAGCGCTCCGACACGAACAGCTTGCACGCCGCCGCCTTCATGCGCAGGTCAGCGCCGGCATCGGCAAGCATCGCTGTCTGCGCGATCATGCTCTCGCACGCCCACAGCGCGGCCGCCATATCGGCCAGCATGTGCTGGATGGCCTGGAAACGCGCGATCGGGCCGCCAAACTGGCGGCGCGCGCCCGCGTACTGTACCGACGCCTTGTACGCGCTCATGGCCAGCCCCAGCATCGACGGACAATGCAGCAGCCGGTTGACGTTGATGCGCGACATGCCGAGTTTGAAGCCACGTCCTTCGCCACCGAAGATGTTCGCACGCGGCACACGCACGTTCTCGAAGCGGATATCGCCATCAATATGCTGGCCAGACATCGGTACGTACTCGGTACTGACGGTCACGCCCGGCAAATCAAGGTCGACGAGCACCGCCGTGATCGACGGTGGCGCGGTGGCGGCATCGGTCACGCACATCACGATGGCAAAGTCCGCGAACGGCGCACCGCTGATGTAGTGCTTCTCTCCGTTGATGACGAGATCATCGCCATCTACGACGGCACTGGTCCGAATGCTCTGCACATCCGAGCCAGAATGCGTCTCCGTCAGCGCGAAGCACGTGGACTTCTCTCCGCGAATTACCGGTTGGAAGTAGCGTTCGATCTGGTCAGGCGTCGCGTATTTGAGCATGTTGCCCACGCGGGGCGGCCCGCCGAGATCGCCCAGCACGTGCGGCGCCAGCACCGCCCCGCTGGCGGCCAGATCGGCCTTGAGCGCGCACTGCTCCGCGATATTGAGACCCTTGCCGCCAAGTTCCACGGGCAGGCATGCCGCGTAGAGCCCGAGTTCGCTGGAACGGCGCCAGACGTTGCGCAGCACGTCGCGCGGCCACGGGTCTTCCGCGCCCAGATCCAGCTCGCGCTCCAGCGGCCGCAGTTCCTCGTCGATGAAGCGCTGGATCGCTACGCGCGTATCCAGCAGCACGGGGTTGGTCAGATGTTCGAACATGATGTGCCCCTTAATTGACGCGGCGGCTGGCGCCCACCCAGTACTGTTCCCGCACGACTTTGCGCGCCAGCTTTCCGCTTGCGTTCTTGGGCAGCTCGGCCACGAAATCGACCGTGCGCGGCGACTTGTAGTCGGCGATGCGCGCGCGGCAATGGCCGATCAATTCCGATGCGCTGGCTTGCCGGCCCGGCCACAGCGCCACCACGGCCTTGACGCTTTCGCCCCAGGTTTCATCGGGCACGCTGATCACGCAGGCTTCCATGACGTCCGGATGCTGGTACAGCGTGGCTTCCACTTCGGTCGGGTACACGTTGAAGCCGCCCGAGATGATCATGTCCTTCTTGCGATCGACCAGGTACAGGTAGCCATCGGCATCCACACGCGCCAGGTCGCCGGTGTGCAGCCAGCCGTCGACCAGCACCTCGCTGGTGAGACCGGGCTCACCCCAGTAGCCCTGGAACACATCCTCGCCACGAATCACGAGTTCGCCAATCTCGTCGTCGCAGACCTCCTCGCCGCGTTCGTTGACGACCCGCACCTCGGTTTCCCCCATGGCGCGACCGCACGATGCCAGTCGCTCTGGATGCCGCGCGAGTGCCTCGGCATGATCTGCCGTGGATAGCCGGGTAACGCCGGACGTCGATTCGCTGGCGCCGTAGCCTTGCGACAGGATCGGGCCGATGCGTTCCCACGCCTCGCGAATACGTGCGGGCGCCATGGGCGCGGCGCCGTAGGCCAGCGTCTTCAGGCAGCTCAGGTCTGCCGTGGCCAGCGTGGGCTCGGCCAGCAGCAGGTTGATCATCGCCGGCACCATGAACACGTGCGTCAGGTTCAGACGCGGCACCTCGGCCAGGAAGTGCGCGGGCTCGAACTTCTCGAACAGGACCAGCGTGGCGCCAAGGAACAGATACGGCTGCATCAACATGCCAGACGCATGGGTAATCGGCCCGATCAACGCCAGGCGATCGCCCGGGCGTGCAGGGCGATCCATGCCCAGGATCATCTTGCGCATCGACGCCAGCCGGTTGCCATAGCTCTGCATCGCCGCCTTGATCTTGCCGGTGGAGCCCGACGAGAAATGCAGCACGGCGAGGTCGTCAGGCTGCGGCACATAGTCGATGGCGGTGGTGGCGCCGCCATCGATCAGTGCTTCATAGGCACCGTACTGGCCCTCCGCCCCGGCAATCGCAAAGAAATGCTCCACGCAGCCGAACCCGCGTGATTCCCGCTGGTATCGCGTGTAGCCGGGGCCGACGATCATCACGCGCGGCGTGCAGTTTTCCACGACATCCGACGCCTCTTCGGCGGTGAAACGGGGATTCAGCGCGGCCTTGACCAGCCCGGCCTTGTACAGCGCGCATTCGATCTCCACGATCTCCGGACAGTTTCGCGCCTGGATCGCCACGCGGTCGCCACGGGTCAGGCCCAGCGCCAGCAGCGCGTTCGCCAGCCGCGTGGAACGCTTGTCGAGCTGGCGATAGGTCAGCACGCGATCCCGGTACAGCACGGCCGGGTTGTCGCCCCAGTAACGAGCGGCGCGCCTGAGGAAGTAGGCGAACGTCATGCATGTCTCCTTGCAACGTGTCTGGTATTTGTGCGCCCAGTCTGTAAGATGACGGGCATCACTACAATGCATTGACTGGAATAAAGTCATAAATACTAGGAATGTGCGATGGAGACTCGCGATCTGGAATACGTCCTGGCTGTGGAAACCCACGGTGGCATCGGGCGCGCCGCCGAGGCACTGGACATGACCCAGCCGGCACTTACCAAGGCCGTGCAGCGCGTGGAGGCGCAACTGGGCGTACCGCTGTTCGAACGCACGACGCTGGGTATGCGCGTCACGCAGGCGGGAGCGGTCTTTCTGGAACGGGCACGCCGGATCCGGCTGGAATATGAAGATGCAATCAAGGAAATGCGCGGCATCCAGACCGGCGAACAAGGGATGCTGCGCCTCGGCTATTCCCCTTCGATGCCCAATGCGCTGGTGCTGGGCGCGTGTCGGCAACTGATTCGCGAGCGGCCAGTGGCACGACTGCGCCTGACGATGCGTGTGGCGCGCGAGTTGATGGACCTGCTGCAGGCCGGCGAACTCGACCTGGCCATCGCCCCGTTGCCGCGTCAGGCGAACCCGGCCCTGGTATCGCGTGAACTGTTCACCGACCGCCTGGCCGTGGTGGCCGACGAGAATCATCCGTTGCTACGACGACGCAACCTGACGCTGGCGGACCTGACCGACCAGCAGTGGCTGCTGCCTAGCTCGCACGTGCTGATCCGCCAGCAGATCGACGCCGCCTTCACGGAACTGGGCTTGCCCGCACCGATCCTGCGCGTGGAGACCGACTTCGGCAGCACGGCCCTCTTCGATCTGGTGCGCGGCACCGAAATGCTCTGCATCGCGGGATCAACCAGCAATGGCGCACAGACGGGCCTGCGCCCCATCGCACTGCGACCTGATGCCCTGGACCTGGGCCGACGGGTAGGCGTGATGTCGCGGGCGGGTGCCTATCTCTCGCCGCTGGCCCTGCGCATGATCGGTATTTTCGAGGCGCGGATGCAATGAGGGACGATCGGGACCCGCGCATTACACTGCAGCCTATGAGCCGCAGCCACCCGCAACCGCATCTTCAGGATTCCCTCACCGCCTACTACTGGAGTGGCGACGCCATCCGCAGCCGGCGCGTGAGTGACGTTGTGCTCTCCGGCACCGTCGACATTCCAGAGCCCCCTGCCCGGCTGACCGCAGACTGGGCGCGCGAAATCTCACATCACATGAACCTGGAAGTGGGGGATGTCGAAGTCATGCCCCTGGCGCGAGCACGCGTGCGTTGGCCGGATTATTCGCGCTGCGTGCGCGCGGTCTCGGATTGGGCGAGCACGCTCGGCTTGCCTGAAGTGCTGGCCGCGAGCGATGTGGCGCTTATGGTCTGTCGCGGGGCGCGGTATCACCATGACGGCGACCAGTATGGCGGCGCCGCATTCTGCAATCTCTTCCTGAGCGAGGACAAGGGACAGGACGTCCACTTCCCCTTGCTGGATCTTCGCATTCCGCTGCAGCGGGGCTCGGTGCTGATCTTCGATACCTGCCAGCCTCACGCAGTGATCCCACGCGGCAGCAGCCGTTTCAGCGCCGCCGACTTTCCAGCGAATCAGGATTGCACCCAGCTGTTCCTGACCTGGGAGCTGCCGATCGAGAATGCCCACGTGGCACGGGCTCTCAAGATCGCGTTCGACAGCGACGGATCGACCGCACGCGATCTGGACGAAGAGCAGGTCCGGCTGCATTGCGAACGGGTTGGCGTGTGTCAGGAAACCGGCGCGTGGCAACGCTACGTGGCTGAGTAAATCAGGCCGGCATTCGCACGGCAATCCGCGGGCACGCCGCGGCGATGCGGTCTGCAATCCCCGCCGGGTGCGGCACCGGCATTCCGGCGCGATTGCAGACCTGCAACGACCAGCGCAGGACGCCCTTCTCCGCCAGCGTATGCAGCAGCGCCATCAAATCGGCCTCATCGAATAGCTCGGGATCCCAGGTCGTACGACATTCATAGGCGACACCGCTTGCCACCAGACGCGCCAGCGAGTCCATCACGCGTGTGGCGCTTCCGGGCGTGCCGGTCACGTGGTCGTAGCGGTGCGCGGGCGCCTTGATATCGAAGCCAACCCAGTCGACCCATGGCAGCGCGGCCTCCAGGCGGTCCGGATACATGCCGGCCGTGTGCAGGGCGACCTCGAAACCCAGTTGCCGCACGTCGCGCATGGCGGCCGGTAGCGCGGCCTGCAGCGTGGGCTCTCCGCCGGAGAACACCACGCCATCCAGCAGGCCGCGCCGCCGCGCCAGGAATGCCAGCACGTCTTCCCAGACCCGCGCGGACGGGCTGGCGACCGGGATCAGGTGCGGGTTGTGGCAGTAGTCGCAACGCCAGGGGCACCCCTGGCAGAACACCACGGCGGCCAGCCGCCCGGGAAAGTCGATGCTGGTCAGCGGCGTGAAGCCGCCGACTTTCAGGTCTGCCACAATGGGCTCAGGCCGCGCAGCGGATCTCATCGAAAAACGTGCGCTCGGCATGCTCGCCCTTCTTGCCGGTATTGAAGCTCGCCACCGGACGGTGGTAGCCCATCACGCGGGTCCAGACTTCGCAGGGTTGGCGCTCGTCGTCCTTGAGTGCCAGTGCGGGTTCGATCGAGAAATGGCGGGCGACAGCGAGATCAGTCATGGCGTTGCTCCTCATGTGCGAAACGTCGGGTTGAAAATCGGGAAACCTCACGCCGCCAGCGCGGCGCGTTTGCGCGCGAGAATGTCCTCGTCGCACTTCGGGCAGAAGCGGTGTTCGCCGGCCAGATAGCCGTGCTTGGGGCAGACGGAGAACGTCGGCGTGATCGTGATGTAAGGCAGCCGGAACGACTCCAGCGCGCGACGCACCATCCGCTTGCAGGCCTCCCCGCTCGACAGGCGCTCGCCCATGTAGAGATGCAGGACCGTGCCCCCGGTGTACTTCGATTGCAGGGATTCCTGACGCGCCAGCGCCTCGAATGGATCGTCGGTAAAGCCGACGGGCAACTGCGACGAGTTCGTGTAGTAGGGCTGATCGGCCGTGCCGGCCTGCAGGATGTCGGGCCAGCGCTTGCGGTCTTCACGCGCGAAGCGATACGTGGTGCCTTCCGCTGGCGTTGCCTCCAGGTTGTACATGTGGCCCGTGGCTTCCTGGAATTCGACGATCCGCCCGCGTACATGGTCCAGCAGACGCATCGCCATCGCGTGCCCGGCTTCCGTAGTGATGTCGTACGCATCGCCCGAGAAATTGCGGATCATCTCGTTGATGCCGTTCACGCCAAGCGTCGAGAAATGATTGCGCAGTGTGCCCAGGTAGCGCTTCGTGTAGGGGAACAGCCCTTCGTCCATCAGTTGCTGGATACGCTCGCGCTTGGCCTCCAGCGTGTCGCGGCCCATGTCCAGCAGTGAGTCGAGCCGGTTCAGCAGTGCGGCTTCGTCGCCTTGATACAGGTAACCGAGTCGCGCGCAGTTGATGGTGACCACACCCAGGGACCCGGTCTGCTCCGCACTGCCGAACAAGCCGTTGCCGCGCTTGAGCAATTCACGCAGATCCAGTTGCAACCGGCAGCACATGGACCGGACCATATTGGGCGTCAGGTCCGAATTCACGAAGTTCTGGAAGTACGGCAGGCCGTACTTCGCCGTCATCTCGAACAGCCGCGCGGCGTTCTCGCTTTCCCACGGGAAATCCGGCGTGATGTTGTAGGTGGGGATCGGGAACGTGAAGACGCGCCCTTTGGCATCGCCCTGCGTCATCACCTCGATGTACGCACGGTTGATCATGTCCATCTCCGCTTGCAGGTCGCCATAGCGGAACGGCATTTCCTCGCCGCCGATGACGGGCACCTGTTCCTTGAGATCGTCGGGACATGTCCAGTCGAACGTCAGGTTTGTGAATGGCGTCTGCGTGCCCCAGCGCGACGGCACGTTGAGGTTATAGATCAGCTCCTGGATGTGCTGCCTGACCTCGGGGTACGTCATCGCGTCCTTGCGGATGAAAGGCGCCATATAGGTGTCGAACGACGAGAAGGCCTGCGCGCCGGCCCATTCGTTCTGCATCGTCCCCAGGAAATTCACGATCTGCCCGACCGCGCTCGACATATGCCGCGGCGGCGCGGCTTCCACC
This genomic interval from Cupriavidus metallidurans CH34 contains the following:
- a CDS encoding ribonucleoside triphosphate reductase, encoding MQQNIRGATTVDVESSINEYLDRKDWRIHANANQGYSLGGLILNVAGKVTANYWLSHVYAPEAGAAHREGDLHIHDLDMLSGYCAGWSLRTLLHEGLNGVPGKVEAAPPRHMSSAVGQIVNFLGTMQNEWAGAQAFSSFDTYMAPFIRKDAMTYPEVRQHIQELIYNLNVPSRWGTQTPFTNLTFDWTCPDDLKEQVPVIGGEEMPFRYGDLQAEMDMINRAYIEVMTQGDAKGRVFTFPIPTYNITPDFPWESENAARLFEMTAKYGLPYFQNFVNSDLTPNMVRSMCCRLQLDLRELLKRGNGLFGSAEQTGSLGVVTINCARLGYLYQGDEAALLNRLDSLLDMGRDTLEAKRERIQQLMDEGLFPYTKRYLGTLRNHFSTLGVNGINEMIRNFSGDAYDITTEAGHAMAMRLLDHVRGRIVEFQEATGHMYNLEATPAEGTTYRFAREDRKRWPDILQAGTADQPYYTNSSQLPVGFTDDPFEALARQESLQSKYTGGTVLHLYMGERLSSGEACKRMVRRALESFRLPYITITPTFSVCPKHGYLAGEHRFCPKCDEDILARKRAALAA
- a CDS encoding anaerobic ribonucleoside-triphosphate reductase activating protein — encoded protein: MADLKVGGFTPLTSIDFPGRLAAVVFCQGCPWRCDYCHNPHLIPVASPSARVWEDVLAFLARRRGLLDGVVFSGGEPTLQAALPAAMRDVRQLGFEVALHTAGMYPDRLEAALPWVDWVGFDIKAPAHRYDHVTGTPGSATRVMDSLARLVASGVAYECRTTWDPELFDEADLMALLHTLAEKGVLRWSLQVCNRAGMPVPHPAGIADRIAAACPRIAVRMPA
- a CDS encoding LysR family transcriptional regulator; this encodes METRDLEYVLAVETHGGIGRAAEALDMTQPALTKAVQRVEAQLGVPLFERTTLGMRVTQAGAVFLERARRIRLEYEDAIKEMRGIQTGEQGMLRLGYSPSMPNALVLGACRQLIRERPVARLRLTMRVARELMDLLQAGELDLAIAPLPRQANPALVSRELFTDRLAVVADENHPLLRRRNLTLADLTDQQWLLPSSHVLIRQQIDAAFTELGLPAPILRVETDFGSTALFDLVRGTEMLCIAGSTSNGAQTGLRPIALRPDALDLGRRVGVMSRAGAYLSPLALRMIGIFEARMQ
- the nrdD gene encoding anaerobic ribonucleoside-triphosphate reductase, which gives rise to MTDLAVARHFSIEPALALKDDERQPCEVWTRVMGYHRPVASFNTGKKGEHAERTFFDEIRCAA